From the genome of Streptomyces sp. SID8374:
GGCGCCGAACAGGTCCCGGTCCGCTCGCTGACCCTGCGGGTCGGGGAGCTGTCCGGGGTGGTGCCCGAGGCGCTGGACTTCTCCTTCGGGGTGGCGGCCGAGGGCACTGCCCTGGCGGACGCCCGGCTGCTGATCGAGACTGTTGAGGGAAGAGCCCGCTGCGAGAGCTGCGGCCGGGACACCGCGACCGGGATGCCCCCGGACCTGTGGTGCGCCACCTGCTCACGGGCGATGAGCCTGACCGGCGGGCGCGAACTGGAGATCGCCCGGGTCGTCCTGGAGGACCCGGAGATCAGGCAGGGGGACGACATACCGGAGGCGAGCCATGTGCCGCACCGTTGACCTGCATCAGGCCGTGCTGGCGAAGAACGACACCAACGCGGTGGAGCTGCGCCGCACCCTGGACGATCGCGGCACCACGGCCGTCAACCTCATGTCCAGCCCCGGCAGCGGCAAGACCGCCCTGCTGGAGGCCCTGCTGACCCGGGCCGTCGCCGCGGGCACCCCGGCCGCCGCCGTCACCGCCGACCTCGCCACCGAGAACGACGCGACGCGCCTCGCCCGCTCGGGCGCCCCCGTGCAGCAGATCCTCACCGACGGGCTCTGCCACCTGGAGGCGGGCATGCTCGGGGCCAAGCTGGAGGGCTGGCTGCCGGAGGGGACCCGGCTGCTGTTCGTCGAGAACGTCGGCAACCTCGTCTGCCCCGCCTCCTACGACCTCGGCGAGACCGTGCGGATCGCGCTCGCCTCGGTGACCGAGGGCGAGGACAAGCCGGTGAAGTACCCGGCGGCCTTCGGCCTCGCCCACCTGGTCGTGGTGACCAAGACGGACCTCGCGGACGCGGTGGAGTTCCGGCGGGAGGCCTTCCTCGGCGGAGTCCAGCAGGTCAACCCGGGCGTGCCCGTCATCGAGACCTCGGCCAGGACCGGCGAAGGCATCGACGCGCTGCTCGCCCATGTCCTGCGGGCGGCGGACGGCCTGGAGAGCCATACGCCGGTGCTCGCGCGGCAGCACGAGAAGCACCTGCACCACCACCACGACACCCCTTCCGCCTCCGCCGAGCACTCCCACGCCCCCGCCGGAACCCCGCGATGACCACGGCGGACCCTCTGCCCCAGCCCACGGCGGCCCCGCAGGACCGGGTCCGCCGCCACCTCACCGTGCGCGGCGCGGTCCAGGGCGTCGGCTTCCGTCCGTTCGTCTACACGCTGGCCGAGGAGCACGGCCTCACCGGCTGGGTCACCAACGACGCCGACGGCGTGCGGACGGAGGTCGAGGGACCGGCGGCGGCGGTCGACGCCTTCACCGACGCGATCGGCACCCGCGCGCCCCCGCTCGCCGTCGTCGAATCGGTGGAGCCGCGCCCTGTGCCGCCCCTCAACGACGGCTGCGGCTTCACCATCCGCCCCTCCGCCTCCTCCGGCACCGGCCGCACCCTGATCCCGCCGGACACCGCGACCTGCGACGCCTGCCTGGCCGAGCTCGCGGACCCGGCCGACCGGCGCCACCGCCACCCGTTCATCACCTGCACCCACTGCGGACCCCGCTTCACCGTGGTCACCGGCCTGCCCTACGACCGGCCCCTCACGACCATGGCCGGCTTCCCGATGTGCCCGGACTGCGCCCGCGAGTACGCCGACCCCGCCGACCGCCGCTTCCACGCCCAGCCGATCGCCTGCCCGGCCTGCGGTCCCCGCCTCACCCTCCGCCGACGACAGGACGACCCGGGCGCGCTGCACGGGGACGACGCGCTCGCGGAGGCCCGGCGGCTGCTCGCGGCCGGCGCGGTCGTCGCGGTCAAGGGGATCGGCGGCTACCACCTCGCCTGCGACGCCGGGGACCCCACCGCCGTACGCACCCTGCGCAAGCGCAAGAACCGGGGCGGCAAGCCCTTCGCCGTCCTCGCGGACTCCCTGGAGACCGTCCACCGCCTCGCCGAGGTGGACGAGGCCGAACGCGACCTCCTCACCGGCCCCCGTAAACCGGTCGTCCTGCTACGCCGCCACGCCTCGCCGTCCGCGGAGGTGGCCCCGGACGTCGCCCCCGGCAGCCCCGATCTCGGCGTGATGCTCCCGTACACCCCGCTGCACCGCCTCCTCCTCGGCCTGACCGGCGACCTGCCCGGGCCACGTGTCCTCGTCATGACCAGCGGAAACCGTTCCGGCGAGCCGATCGTCACCGACGACGCCGAGGCGCTCGCCCGGCTGGACGGGCTGGCCGACGCCTGGCTCCAGCACGACCGGCCCATCCATGTGCCGTGCGACGACTCGGTGGTCCGGATCTGCGCCGGGGCCGAACTCCCGGTCCGGCGCTCACGCGGCTACGCGCCGCTGCCGCTCGCCCTGCCGCTGCCCGTCCTCCCGGCCCTCGCGGTCGGCGGCGACCTGAAGAACACCTTCTGCGCCGCCGACGACCGCTACGCCTGGCTCTCCGCCCACGTCGGCGACATGGACGACCTCGCCACCCTCACCGCCTTCGCCGAGGCCACCGCCCACCTCACCGGCCTCACCACCGTCACCCCGAGCCTCCTCATCGCCGACCGCCACCCCGGCTACCGCTCCACCCGGTGGGCCCGCCGCACCGCCGAGGCGCGCGGCCTGCCCCTCCGCCAGGTCCAGCACCACCACGCCCATGTCGCCTCCACCATGGCCGAGCACGGGCTGGACGGCACCGCGCCCGTCATCGGCATCGCCTTCGACGGCACCGGCTACGGCGACGACGGGGCGGTCTGGGGCGGGGAAGTCCTCATCGCGGACTACGACGGCTTCCAGCGCTTCGCCCACCTCCGTTACGTGCCGCTGCCCGGCGGTGACGCCGCCGTCCGCAACCCGTACCGGATGGCGCTCTCCCACCTGCGCGCCGCCGGAGTGCCCTGGTCGGACGGGCTGCCCTGCACCGCCATCGCACCGCCCGGCGAACGGCGGCTGCTGGAGCGGCAGTTGGAGCGCGGACTGAACTGCGTCCCCACCTCCAGCATGGGCCGCCTCTTCGACGCCGTCTCCTCGCTCGCGGGCGTCTGCCACCGGGTGGAGTACGAGGCCGAGGCGGCGATGCGGCTGGAGAACGCGGCGCTGGGTGCCCCTGGTCCGCACCCTCGCTCCGGCGACGACGGGCGCGGGCGGGCGTACGGGTTCATCCTGGGAGCAGAGCCGGGCGGGCCGGAGCTCCCGCTGATCGCCGACCCGTCACCGGTCCTGGCGGCCGCCGCGGCGGATGTCCTGGCCGGTGTGCCGGCCCCGGCCGTGGCCCGCCGCTTCCACCGGGCGGTGACCGGCCTCGTCCGTGACGTGTGCGCGGCGGCCCGGCTCCGTACGGGCATCGCCACCGTGGCCCTGACCGGAGGTGTGTTCTGCAACGCCCTTCTGACGGAGGGCTGTTCGGCCGGCCTGGAGGAGGACGGCTTCACCGTACTGAGACACCGCAAGGTGCCCCCCAACGACGGCGGGCTCGCGCTCGGACAGCTGATGGTCGCCGCCCGGACGAAGGAGTGAGGGAGGAGAGCGCCATGTGTCTGGCCGTACCCGGCCGAGTGCTGGAGATCGAGGAACGCGACGCCACCCGGATGGCCAAGGTCGACTTCGGCGGCGTCGTCAAGGACGTCTGCCTGGAGTACGTCCCCGACATGCAGGTGGGGGACTACGCCATCGTCCACGTCGGATTCGCCCTGCAACGACTCGACGAGGAGTCGGCGCGCCAGACCCTGGAACTCTTCGAGAACCTCGGCGTCCTGGAGGAGGAGTTCGGCGACCACTGGGGCAAGGCGGCCAAGGACGCGGGCGCCCAGCGCCCCGCCGGAACGGAACTCCCGGCAGAGAGCACCGAAAAGGAGGGGCGGTCATGAAGTATCTCGACGAGTTCAGCGACCCGGTCCTCGCCAAGCGGCTCTTCGACGACATCCGGGCGCTCACCACCAAGCCCTGGTCCCTGATGGAGGTCTGCGGCGGGCAGACGCACTCGATCATCCGCCACGGCATCGACCAGCTGCTCCCCGACGAGATCCGGCTGATCCACGGCCCCGGCTGCCCGGTCTGCGTCACCCCGCTGGAGATCATCGACAAGGCCTTGGAGATAGCCTCCCGTCCCGATGTGATTTTCTGTTCGTTCGGCGACATGCTCCGGGTGCCGGGAAGCGGCCGCGATCTCTTCCAGGTGAAGAGCGAGGGCGCGGACGTCCGCGTGGTCTACTCGCCGCTGGACGCCCTGCGCATCGCCCAGGAGAACCCGGAGAAGCAGGTCGTCTTCTTCGGTATCGGCTTCGAGACCACCGCCCCGCCCAACGCGATGACGGTCTACCAGGCGAAGAAGCTCTCCATCCCCAACTTCAGCCTGCTGGTCTCCCATGTACGGGTGCCTCCGGCGATCGACGCGATCATGAACTCGCCGGACTGCCAGGTGCAGGCCTTCCTCGCCGCCGGCCACGTCTGCACGGTCATGGGCACCAAGGAGTACCCGGCGCTCGCCGCCGAGCACGAGGTCCCCATCGTGGTCACCGGCTTCGAACCGCTGGACATCCTCGAAGGCATCCGGCGTGCGGTACGGCAGCTGGAGGCGGGCGAGCACACCGTCGAGAACGCCTACCCGCGCGCCGTCAACGAACAGGGCAGCCCGGCCGCCCAGGCGATGCTGGCCGATGTCTTCGAGGTCACCGACCGCTCCTGGCGCGGCATCGGGATGATCCCGCAGAGCGGCTGGCGGCTGTCGCCCAAGTACCGGGAGTACGACGCCGAGTACCGCTTCTCCGTCACCGGCATCGAGACCGAGGAGTCCACGGTCTGCCGCAGCGGCGAAGTCCTCCAGGGCCTGATCAAGCCGCACGAGTGCGCCGCGTTCGGCAAGGAGTGCACCCCGCGCAACCCGCTGGGCGCCACGATGGTCTCCAGCGAGGGCGCGTGCGCCGCGTACTACCTGTACCGGCGGCTCGAAGCACCGGCGGCGAACGCCCCGGCGAAGGAGGCGAGTTCCGTTGGCTGACATCGCCCCGGCCCCCCTTCCGGAACCCGCCGACTTCTCCGGCTGGACCTGCCCCGCGCCCCTGCGCGACCACGAACGCATCGTCATGGGCCACGGCGGCGGCGGAACGCTCTCCGCCGAGCTGGTGGAACACCTCTTCGCCCCCGCCTTCGGCAGCGACGTCCTCGCCGAACTGGGCGACTCCGCGCACCTGACGATGGGCGGCGCCCAGCTCGCCTTCTCCACCGACTCCTTCGTCGTCCGGCCGCTCTTCTTCCCCGGCGGGTCCATCGGCGACCTGGCCGTCAACGGGACGGTCAACGACCTCGCCATGGCCGGTGCCGTCCCCGCCTACCTCTCCTGCGGCTTCATCCTGGAGGAAGGCATCGAACTCTCCGTCGTCGGCCGGGTCGCCCAGGCGCTCGGCGACGCCGCGCGTACCGCCGGAGTGACCGTGGCGACCGGCGACACCAAGGTCGTCGACGCCGGACACGGCGACGGGATCTTCATCAACACCGCCGGGATCGGGCTGGTCCCCGACGGCGTCGACATCCGCCCGCAACGGGCCGCCCCCGGCGATGCGGTCCTGGTCAGCGGCCAGATCGGGGTGCACGGGGTGGCCATCATGAGCGTGCGCGAGGGGCTGGAGTTCGGCGTCGAGATCCAGAGCGACACCGCCTCCCTGGCCGGGATGGTCGCCGACATGCTCGCCGTCTGCCAGGACCTCCACGTCCTGCGCGACCCCACCCGGGGCGGGCTGGCCACCTCGCTCAACGAGATCGCCGGAGCCGCCGGTGTGGGCATCACCCTCGACGAGCGGTCCCTGCCCGTGCCCGACACCGTCGCCAACGCCTGCTCGTTCCTCGGCCTCGACCCGCTGTACGTCGCCAACGAGGGCAAGCTCGTCGCGTTCGTACCGCCCGAGCACGCCGACGCCGTCCTGGAGGCGATGCGCGCCCACCCGCTCGGCAAGGAGTCGGTGCGGATCGGGACCTGCGTGGAGGACCACCCCGGCATGGTCGTGGCCGCCACCGGCCTCGGCGGGACCCGGGTGGTGGACATGCCGCTCGGTGAGCAACTGCCCCGGATCTGCTGACGCGGGTGGTTACCGGTCCGGCAGCAGCGCGGGGTCCGTGGCCGCCGAGCGCAGGCGCTGGTGGATGCCCTTGGCTGCCTTGTCGTAGCTGCCGAACTCGTTGTGCAGGACGGATTCGGCGTTGGCCAGCTCCAGCAGCGCGGCGATCTCGAAGGCGAGCTGCGGGACGTCCGTCTCCTCCGCTAGCTCTCCGGCCGCCCGTGCCCCCCCCGTACGGTCTCCTCGACGTAGGCGGACCACCGGGCGCGGACGGTCGCCAGCACATCGTGCACCTGGCCCTCGCGGGCGTCGTACTCCGCCGACACCGCGTAGAAGAAGCAGCCGCCCGGGAAGACCCGGTCCCGGGAGTACGCCAGCCAGGCGGTGCACGGGCGCCACAGCCGGGCGATCCCCGGGGGAAGTTCCTCGGCCGGCCGCACCACGTGCTGGGTGTAGCGGGCGACAGCCGCCCGTACGGTGGCGAGTTGCAGGTCCTCCTTGGAGCCGAAGAGGGCGAACACACCGCTCTTGCTGAGCTTCAGCTCGGTCGCCAGCCGCCCCAGGGAAAGCCCGTCCAGACCCTCCACGGAAGCGATGTCCACGGTGCTCCGGAGGATCAGCTCGCGGGTCTGGTTCCCGCGCGCGATCCGCCCGTCGGTGTGCGGCGCCGCCATGCCCCTGCCTGCTTTCGCCGGTCGGGTTCCCGGTGCTGCGGGAAGAGGGAGCCGGTCTAACGACTAGGCGTACGACCGTGCGGTCAGTACGCCGGGGGTCAGCAGGTCAGTGGGGGAGGGCGGATTCCGCCGCGCCCTGCGGCCGCCCCTCTTGGCGACGGCCTCCTCCCGCAGCCGGCTCCTGAGGCGGTCGCGGAGGCCGAGGGGGGAGGAGAACAGGTCGATCAGCAGGTCGAAGTCGCAGACCCGCTGATGGTCACGACCTTCGGTACGGTCACGCCGTGTTCGAGGGCGAAGAACGATCCGAGCGCCCCCAGGGAGTGCGCCACCACCGCCTTGAACGTGCCGTACCGCTGGTGGAGCGCGGTGATAGCGGTCCGGTAGTCCAGGACCGTGGTGCTCCGGCCGGTGGAGTCGCCATGGGCGGGTGCGTCGAAGGTGATGACGCTGCGGCCCCGGTCGAGGAGGGCCGGTACGAACGAGGAGAGACGCGATCCGCGCGACTGCCGGCCGTGCGCCAGGAGGACCGGCCGGGTGCCTTCGTCCCACCGACAGGTCATCACGGACGCACCGTCCACCTCGATCGGTTCGGTGTGGGCCCGGTCGAACAGCTCGCGTTCGGAGGCCCGCATCGCACTCCGGGGGAGCGGCATGTGGAACAGGGCGTGCGCGGCTGATGCCGCGAGCCGCCCCGAGACGAGGGAAGCGCTGTTGAGGGCGGTGCTCGCGACGCGTTCGGCCAAAGTCATACCCGTTGCTCCTCGATGGGCTTCCAGGAGCCAGGACATTGGCACGAACGACCGTGCTGGTGGTTTGACCGCGAAGTCCGCCGTGCCGACCCGGCCGGTATCGGACCGTAGTCCCGAGGCGGTATCGAACAAGGGGTCAGAGAAGGTTAGGCTGACCTAAGTCGATCGGAGCCGCCTGGGGCGAGTGCTCCGGGCCGGACGGCCGCCTCCGCGCGCGCCGAAGCCCGTCCCGGTGGCGCATCCGTCACCCGTGGCGGTGTCCGATGGGCGTATCCGCGTCCTGTCGCCGTCGCGAACAGGTCGACCGCCGCGCACGAAGGGGCCATGCCCATGACGATCCACCGAGCCGTCGTCGCCCGAGTCCAGCCGCTCACCGCGACCATGACCCGGGTCACGCTGCACGGCGAGGGGCTCGCCGGCTTCGAGTCCACCGGGGTCGGCGACGAGTACATACGCCTCTTCTTCCCGCACGGCCCCGACCGCACCGACCTGTCCCTGCCCCTCACCACGGAGAAGGGGTGGGAGACCCCGGAGGGGCGGCCCGTCGCCCCGATGCGTACGTACACCGTGCGGGCGGTGCGCCCGGAGAGCCAGGAGATCGACGTCGACTTCGTGCTGCACGACCACGGGGTGGCGTCGACCTGGGTGGCCGGGGCGCAGCCCGGGGACGTCATCGGCGTCAACGACCCCACCGGCCTCTACAGCCCCCCGGACGACCTCGCCTGGCAGGTGCTGATCGCCGACCAGACCGGACTGCCCGCCGTGGCCCGTCTGCTGGAGAACACCCCGGACGAGGTCGCCACCCGCGTGGTCGTCGAACTGCCCGGTCCCGAGGCCGTCCAGCCGCTGCCCGGCACCAAGGTGACCTGGACGTACGGCGGCAACGGCCATGGGGCCAGCAGGCTGGCCGAGCTGGTGAGCGCCGCGATCCCGCCCGGCACGGACATGGCCGGCGGCTACATCTGGGTCGCCGGTGAGACCAACGCGCTGCGTACCGTACGCCGTTACCTCCGCAAGGAGCTGGGGCTGCCCGCCACCCGGTTCAAGGTCGTCGGCTACTGGATCCCGGACGCCGACAGCTGGAACGAGCGGTACGAGGCCCTGCCCGACTCCGTGCGCGCCGAGCTGGTGGCCCTCTGGGACGACCCGGTCGGCGACGAGGAGGACCTCACCATCCGGTACGAGGCGCGCCTGAGCGATCTCGGGCTCTGAGGCCCGGGCCCCGGTCGCGTATGGCAATGCTCCTGATGCGCAGGGGAGTTGCGGGGTTCGAGGACTCAACCGGCGGCGATGCGGGTAGAGTCGCTGCCGTCGAAGTAAAGGCAGCCTTACCTAAGGTCGAGGAGGATCGGTGACCAACCCGTTCGAGGACGAGAACGGCACCTACCTGGTGCTCGTCAACGACGAGGGACAGCACTCCCTGTGGCCCGCCTTCGCGGAGGTGCCCGGCGGGTGGACCGTGGCGCACCCGGAGGACACCCGCCAGGCCTGCCTCGACTACGTGGAGCGGAACTGGACCGACCTGCGGCCCAGGAGCCTGAAGGAGAGCATGGCCACCGACCCGGCCTGAGCCGTCCGCGCCACGCGGGGCGATGCGCCTAGGCTGCCACCGGCACGAGAACCGGCCGCGACCCAGGAGCACGCCCCATGTCCCAGCCCGCCCCGCACCACCCGTACCCCGATGCCTTCCGGCCGGACGACGCACCGGCACCGCACGCACTCCTCGCGCCGGTGCTCGGGCTGCTGGGCACCTGGGCGGGGAGCGGGCGGGGCGAGTATCCGACGATCGAGGGTGCGTTCGCCTATGCGCAGGAGGTCACCTTCAGCCATGACGGACGCCCCTTCCTCCACTACGCGTCGCGCGCCTGGGTGGTCGACGCCGAGGGGCGGCCGCTGCGTCCGTCGGCCCGGGAGAGCGGCTGGTGGCGGCTCCAGCCGGAAGGGCGGGTGGAAGCGCTCATCACCCAGCCCACCGGCATCGCGGAGATCGCGGCCGGCCGGGCCGGCGACGGCTCCGTCGACCTCGCCACCCACGAAGTGGCTCTCACGCCCACCGCCAAGCGGGTCGATGCCACCCGCCGCCGCTACACCCTGACCGGCGCGGACACCCTCACCTTCGTCCACGACCTCGCGGCGGTGGGGCAGCCGCTGCGGCACCATCTGTCGGCGGAGTTCCGGCGGTCTGGCAAGAGTTAGGGCTTGTGGGGCATAGGTCGGATTTGCATACCGGCGGTCTTGTAGGGCATATGGACAGGACAACTTTTGGTAAAGGAGTTCGTATCCGATGTCCATGCCCAGTTACCCACAGCAGCCGAATGCGGACCAAGGGCAGTACGGCGCCCAGTACGGTGCTCCGGAACCCACCAGGAACAACGGCTTCGCGGTCACCGCTCTCGTGCTGGGTCTGCTCGCCTGCCTCTTCTTCTGGACGGTTGTCGGGGGACTCCTTCTCGGCCTGCTCGCCCTGGTGTTCGGCATCCTCGGGGCGCTCCGCGCCCGTGGGGGCCAGGCCCCGCGCAAGGGCATGGCGATCGCCGGTGCCGTGCTCGGCGCACTCGGCCTGATCGGCTCGGTCGTCGTCCTCATCATCGGCATATCCCTCTTCAACTCCGAGTCGTTCCAGGACCTCCAGGACTGTGTGGACCGGGCCGAGACCCAGGCCCAGGAGGACCGCTGCGCGGAGGACTTCGGCGAGAACCTGTTCAAGTGACCTCGAACGGCGGGACGGCGGTTTGCGACCGCGCCCCGAGTTTGTGACGGTAGGGGCGGGGAGTAGTCTTCCTCACCACCGGACCCCACGGTCCGGCGGATCATGTGTGCCCAACCGAGCAGAGGGAAGAGGAGGGTTCGATGTCCTCGAAGCGACGTCGTAAGAAGAAGGCCCGCCGCAAGAACGGCGCCAACCACGGCAAGCGCCCGCAGAGCTGAGGCCAGGTCCGGGGGTCCGAGGGGCAGCACCGCACGGTGCTGCCCCTCGGACCTGTTCCGGGCCGGGCGCACGGGCTCGCCCCCGGCCCGTCGCGCCGGGAATGCGGGAGAGTGGCCGGAGCACTCATAAGGTGAGCCCATGTCTGCCACGTTGAGCTCCGAAAAGAGCGCCGCCGCGCTCCGTAGATCGGCACGCGTCTCGCTCGAACTGCTGCTGGTCCTGTTGATGGCCACCGTCGTCCTGTGGCTGCTGGGCCGTACGTGGTCGGTGGTGTGGCCCCTCATAGTGGGTCTGCTCCTCACCACCCTGACCTGGCCGATCGCCCGCTTCCTGCGCAACCGGGGGTGGCGGCCCGCACCGGCGGCCGCGCTGGTGACCGTGCTGTTCCTGCTGGTCGGCAGCGGCATCGTCGCGCTGATCGCGGTGCCGGTGGCCTCCCAGTCCGGCCAGCTCGCCGACGGGGTCGTCGAAGGCATCGGGAGGCTGCGCGACTGGGCCGCAGGGCCGCCGCTGAACATCAGCGACGCCCAGATCACCGGTGCTTTCGACGCCGCCGTCGACCGCATCGAGAACAGTGCGGGCAGCGTCGTCACCACCGCGGTCACCGGGGTGAGCACCGTCTTCAGCGGCCTGGTCACCGCCATTCTGGCCGTCTTCCTGATGTTCTTCTTCCTCAAGGACGGTCCGCGCTTCCTTCCCTGGCTCGCCCGCCAGCTGCCCGGCCGCCTCGCCGCCGACGTCCCCGTCGTGGCCGAGCGCTGCTGGAACACGCTGGGTTCGTTCGTGCGGTCCCAGGCGTTCGTCGGCCTGCTGGACGCCGTCTTCATCGGCATCGGCCTGTGGATCCTGGATGTGCCGCTGGTGCTGCCGCTGGCGGTGCTGACGTTCGTCTCCGCGTTCGTGCCGATCGTGGGCGCGGTCTTCGCCGGTTTCGTCGCGGTGCTCATCGCACTGGTCTCGAACGGTCTGACGGACGCGCTGATCGTGCTGGCGATCATCATCGCGGTGCAGCAACTGGAGGGCAACGTCTTCCAGCCCATGATCCAGAGCCGTGGACTCGGCCTGCACGCGGCGGTGGTCCTGCTGGCGGTGACGCTCGGCGGCAGCCTGGCCGGCGTCGTGGGCAGCCTGCTCGCGGTACCGGCGGCGGCGCTGATCGCCGTGGTCTGGAACTACCTGCGCGAGCAGCTCAGCGACCCGGGGGAGGGGTCGGAGCGGCAGGACCGGGCGCCGGACCCCGAACCGGCCCCCGGCGGGCCCGAGTCCGATGCCCCGGTCCCCGCATGACGCCGTAACAGCCCCTCCTGCGGGCGCCCTTGACCGCTCAGCGCTGTCGGACCCGACCGGCCCGCCTCGGCACCACCGAGGCGGGCCGGTTTCCGTTGCCCGCTTCAGGCCCCCGGCGGGCCGGGTCGTGGAGAGCTCGTACAGATTCTCCGCACGGGTCTAGGCCCGCACTCCCCTCTTGCTATACCTTGCGTCTAATAAGCTTGCTAGACGCAGCGTCTAACAAGCGGGGCGGCGCTCGGCGGCCATCGATCTCATCGGGCGGGAACGCGATGGGAGAGGGGCCGGGCGGCGCCGGGCCGATCTCTCGAGTCAAGGAGCCGCACCATGTCAAGCAGCACCGTTCGGCCGGAGGACCAGGACCGGCTCGCCGAGCAGGACGTCGCCCGGCGACTGCTGGACTCGGCCGCCAAACTCTCCTACGACCCGGCCACCCAGGTGGACTGGGAGACCCCCCTCGACCCGGACCACTACGGTGCGAGCCCCGAGTGGTCCACGCTCTACAACACCGCGTACTGGAACGAGCTGACCGACGCCCAGCGCAAGGCGCTCACCCGGCAGGAAGCGGCCTCCGTCGCCAGCACGGGCATCTGGTTCGAGATGATCCTCCAGCAGATGGTGCTCCGCGACATGTACGCCAAGGACCCCACCGACCCCCGGTTCCAGTGGGCGCTCACCGAGGTCGCCGACGAGTGCCGCCACTCGATCATGTTCGCCCGGGGCGCGGCGAAGCTGGGCGCCCCCGCCTACCGGCCGCGCCGCCCCGTGGTTGAGCTGGGGCGCGCCTTCAAGACCCTGGCCTTCGGCGAGGCCGCGTACGCGGCGATACTCGTGGCCGAGGAAGTCCTCGACGTGATGCAGCGCGACTGGATGCGCGACGAGCGGGTGGCGCCCTTCGTCCGCACCATCAACAACATCCATGTCGTGGAGGAGTCGCGGCACATGAAGTTCGCCCGCGACGAGACCCGCAAACGGCTGCGGGACGCGGGCGCCGTACGCCGCCAGCTCAACGCGATCGTGGTCGCGATCGCCTCGTACTACATCGTCACCAGCATGGTGAACCGGGACGTCTACGCCAACGCGGGCCTGGACTCCCGGCGGGCGCGGGCCGAGGCCAAGGCCAACGAGCACCACAAGTCGCTGATGCGGTCCAGCTGTTCGGGGCTGATGGAGTTCCTGGCCTCGGCCCGGCTGCTGACGAAGCCGGCGCTGTTCTTCTACAAGCGCGCCTCGCTGATCTGACCGCGGCAGCGGTACGGCCCCGCGGCCGGTCCGATCCCTCACCACGACCCGAGACGACGAGATGACCTACGCCATCACCCAGACCTGCTGCTCCGACGCCACCTGCGTCGCCGTCTGCCCCGTCAACTGCATCCACCCGACCCCCGAGGAGCGGGCGTTCGGGTCCACGGAGATGCTCTACGTCGACCCGGAGACCTGCATCGACTGCGGGGCCTGCGCTGACGCCTGCCCGGTCGACGCGATCTTCCCGGTGGACAGCCTCTTCGGGGCGCAGAAGGAGTACGCCGCCATCAACGCGGCCTACTTCGCGGACCGGGAGCCCGAACCCGCCCCCGCCGGGCCGAACTTCCACGCCTGGGG
Proteins encoded in this window:
- a CDS encoding siderophore-interacting protein — its product is MTIHRAVVARVQPLTATMTRVTLHGEGLAGFESTGVGDEYIRLFFPHGPDRTDLSLPLTTEKGWETPEGRPVAPMRTYTVRAVRPESQEIDVDFVLHDHGVASTWVAGAQPGDVIGVNDPTGLYSPPDDLAWQVLIADQTGLPAVARLLENTPDEVATRVVVELPGPEAVQPLPGTKVTWTYGGNGHGASRLAELVSAAIPPGTDMAGGYIWVAGETNALRTVRRYLRKELGLPATRFKVVGYWIPDADSWNERYEALPDSVRAELVALWDDPVGDEEDLTIRYEARLSDLGL
- a CDS encoding MbtH family protein, which codes for MTNPFEDENGTYLVLVNDEGQHSLWPAFAEVPGGWTVAHPEDTRQACLDYVERNWTDLRPRSLKESMATDPA
- a CDS encoding FABP family protein, encoding MSQPAPHHPYPDAFRPDDAPAPHALLAPVLGLLGTWAGSGRGEYPTIEGAFAYAQEVTFSHDGRPFLHYASRAWVVDAEGRPLRPSARESGWWRLQPEGRVEALITQPTGIAEIAAGRAGDGSVDLATHEVALTPTAKRVDATRRRYTLTGADTLTFVHDLAAVGQPLRHHLSAEFRRSGKS
- a CDS encoding DUF4190 domain-containing protein, encoding MSMPSYPQQPNADQGQYGAQYGAPEPTRNNGFAVTALVLGLLACLFFWTVVGGLLLGLLALVFGILGALRARGGQAPRKGMAIAGAVLGALGLIGSVVVLIIGISLFNSESFQDLQDCVDRAETQAQEDRCAEDFGENLFK
- a CDS encoding AI-2E family transporter, whose product is MSATLSSEKSAAALRRSARVSLELLLVLLMATVVLWLLGRTWSVVWPLIVGLLLTTLTWPIARFLRNRGWRPAPAAALVTVLFLLVGSGIVALIAVPVASQSGQLADGVVEGIGRLRDWAAGPPLNISDAQITGAFDAAVDRIENSAGSVVTTAVTGVSTVFSGLVTAILAVFLMFFFLKDGPRFLPWLARQLPGRLAADVPVVAERCWNTLGSFVRSQAFVGLLDAVFIGIGLWILDVPLVLPLAVLTFVSAFVPIVGAVFAGFVAVLIALVSNGLTDALIVLAIIIAVQQLEGNVFQPMIQSRGLGLHAAVVLLAVTLGGSLAGVVGSLLAVPAAALIAVVWNYLREQLSDPGEGSERQDRAPDPEPAPGGPESDAPVPA
- a CDS encoding diiron oxygenase, with protein sequence MSSSTVRPEDQDRLAEQDVARRLLDSAAKLSYDPATQVDWETPLDPDHYGASPEWSTLYNTAYWNELTDAQRKALTRQEAASVASTGIWFEMILQQMVLRDMYAKDPTDPRFQWALTEVADECRHSIMFARGAAKLGAPAYRPRRPVVELGRAFKTLAFGEAAYAAILVAEEVLDVMQRDWMRDERVAPFVRTINNIHVVEESRHMKFARDETRKRLRDAGAVRRQLNAIVVAIASYYIVTSMVNRDVYANAGLDSRRARAEAKANEHHKSLMRSSCSGLMEFLASARLLTKPALFFYKRASLI